In Eleutherodactylus coqui strain aEleCoq1 chromosome 11, aEleCoq1.hap1, whole genome shotgun sequence, a single window of DNA contains:
- the LOC136582343 gene encoding uncharacterized protein isoform X1: MEDLMERIKDVVARQGTSWLVKMAEELSRPTAAEAGESSNQLVLPSSEEPRGRHARRRPVLPSSEEPRGRHARSNPVVPSSDEPRGRPVRRRNPPARLSPSPVVKRAVPVRSPRTEGARRSGTARSQRGMEEAEPIGRIRVSDGEVEGRDGPTFGVSARPGSGSGEGERLSRSGDGVSAYGAAKIRTPSGRGVTSGERHTAHRPYSLSSLPAPSFPLAMPEDNEADVNIQGAAPDGGGRGVTDWSVWVIGHSYIYWAERRARSRPIGGNLGLNVPVHWRGIRGLQWPRLLQESLFTDSWSSNASSSSHNMYVPCEGAATITVRH; this comes from the exons ATGGAGGACCTAATGGAGCGGATTAAAGATGTGGTGGCCAGGCAGGGCACTagctggctcgtgaagatggccgaagaaTTATCGAGACCGACTGCAGCGGAGGCCGGGGAAAGCAGCAATCAACTCGTtttgcccagcagcgaggagccCAGGGGAAGACATGCCCGAAGACGACCCGTTctgcccagcagcgaggagccCAGGGGAAGACATGCCCGAAGCAATCCAGTGGTGCCCAGCAGCGATGAGCCCAGGGGAAGACCCGTCCGGAGGAGGAATCCACCCGCCCGTTTGAGCCCCAGCCCGGTGGTGAAGAGAGCTGTGCCGGTGAGGAGCCCCAGAACAGAAGGAGCGAGGAGGAGCGGTACCGCGCGGTCGCAGCGCGGCATGGAGGAAGCAGAGCCAATAGGACGCATCCGGGTCAGCGACGGTGAGGTTGAAGGGAGAGATGGACCTACCTTCGGTGTGTCGGCGAGGCCAGGATCGG GTAGTGGTGAAGGAGAGAGATTGAGCAGATCGGGGGATGGAGTTTCGGCCTACGGGGCTGCAAAAATAAGGACTCCGAGTGGCCGGGGTGTTACCAGCGGAGAACGACACACGGCGCACCGACCCTACAGCCTATCATCACTGCCCGCACCCAGCTTtcccttggcgatgccggaggacaACGAGGCGG ATGTCAacattcagggagctgcacccgacggcggaggtcgagggg tTACGGATTGGTCGGTATGGGTGATAGGCCACTCATATATATACTGGGCCGAGAGGAGAGCCAGAAGTAGGCCTATCGGAGGCAATTTAGGCCTCAATGTTCCAGTACATTGGAGAGGGATTAGAGGTTTGCAATGGCCCAGGCTGCTCCAGGAG TCTCTATTTACAGACAGTTGGTCATCCAATGCTTCCAGCTCTTCACACAACATGTATGTGCCTTGTGAAGGTGCCGCTACAATCACCGTGAGACATTAG
- the LOC136582343 gene encoding uncharacterized protein isoform X2: MEDLMERIKDVVARQGTSWLVKMAEELSRPTAAEAGESSNQLVLPSSEEPRGRHARRRPVLPSSEEPRGRHARSNPVVPSSDEPRGRPVRRRNPPARLSPSPVVKRAVPVRSPRTEGARRSGTARSQRGMEEAEPIGRIRVSDGEVEGRDGPTFGVSARPGSGSGEGERLSRSGDGVSAYGAAKIRTPSGRGVTSGERHTAHRPYSLSSLPAPSFPLAMPEDNEADVNIQGAAPDGGGRGVTDWSVWVIGHSYIYWAERRARSRPIGGNLGLNVPVHWRGIRGLQWPRLLQETVGHPMLPALHTTCMCLVKVPLQSP, from the exons ATGGAGGACCTAATGGAGCGGATTAAAGATGTGGTGGCCAGGCAGGGCACTagctggctcgtgaagatggccgaagaaTTATCGAGACCGACTGCAGCGGAGGCCGGGGAAAGCAGCAATCAACTCGTtttgcccagcagcgaggagccCAGGGGAAGACATGCCCGAAGACGACCCGTTctgcccagcagcgaggagccCAGGGGAAGACATGCCCGAAGCAATCCAGTGGTGCCCAGCAGCGATGAGCCCAGGGGAAGACCCGTCCGGAGGAGGAATCCACCCGCCCGTTTGAGCCCCAGCCCGGTGGTGAAGAGAGCTGTGCCGGTGAGGAGCCCCAGAACAGAAGGAGCGAGGAGGAGCGGTACCGCGCGGTCGCAGCGCGGCATGGAGGAAGCAGAGCCAATAGGACGCATCCGGGTCAGCGACGGTGAGGTTGAAGGGAGAGATGGACCTACCTTCGGTGTGTCGGCGAGGCCAGGATCGG GTAGTGGTGAAGGAGAGAGATTGAGCAGATCGGGGGATGGAGTTTCGGCCTACGGGGCTGCAAAAATAAGGACTCCGAGTGGCCGGGGTGTTACCAGCGGAGAACGACACACGGCGCACCGACCCTACAGCCTATCATCACTGCCCGCACCCAGCTTtcccttggcgatgccggaggacaACGAGGCGG ATGTCAacattcagggagctgcacccgacggcggaggtcgagggg tTACGGATTGGTCGGTATGGGTGATAGGCCACTCATATATATACTGGGCCGAGAGGAGAGCCAGAAGTAGGCCTATCGGAGGCAATTTAGGCCTCAATGTTCCAGTACATTGGAGAGGGATTAGAGGTTTGCAATGGCCCAGGCTGCTCCAGGAG ACAGTTGGTCATCCAATGCTTCCAGCTCTTCACACAACATGTATGTGCCTTGTGAAGGTGCCGCTACAATCACCGTGA